In the genome of Stomoxys calcitrans chromosome 4, idStoCalc2.1, whole genome shotgun sequence, the window CAGCCATCTGTGCTGCAGGTAAAGATGCACGATCTGTACTCCATGCGATCACCTTTGTTGCGTACATAATCACAATAGTTGCCCAAGTCGCGAGAGGAGCAAAAACGTTTGGCCCCAATGCCTCCCTCGAAACGTCCTATGTGCTTGATGCAGAATTTGGCATCATGGACATTTGAGCAGTTTGAAGGTTGAATATCGGGTTCGTCGAAGCGTTCAAACCACTCGCCACACTGGAAGGGATTTTTGGTGTCCGAAGCATCGCACACATAACACTCGATGGCCAAAACCGAACTTAAAGCGGCACACACAATTGCACTttgcaacaaaattttccacatattgCAAGTTGTTGATTTTGTTACTCTTTTCTtgtattttctttattattctGGGTTATTTTCACGGAGTTTGGCTGacgaaatgaatgaatgaatagaagacccaaaaaaacaaacaaacgaaaagaAGAATGTTTCACTAACCCCACCTTACAACTTGTTTTGCTAGATTTGACTTGTTTTAATATTCGTTCGTTTGCTGCGCTCCGCTCGCTCGCTCGCTCGTTCAATTCCAAGCCCGTCGTtacagtctgtccgtccgtccgcctaaGTAAAACACTCAAATGTCAAGTAGGTACTGACGTTTCTCCACACAGTCGTTCTCACAAttggttggtgttttggtatttctATGGCGTCAGTTATGGCCGGGCTTTGGTTTGTTGGGATTCTCTTTTTCTCTACCATGTGGGGTGTTTGTTAAACAGAGTTGccatttgaacaaaaaaaaaaattgaaaattataaaaaaaatttacacaaaatgtaAATTGTGGGACTGAAAGTCATATGTTTGCTTCGTAACATCTTGTTCTTAAAGGATGGCCCCTCTGGGGTTGCAAAGCCAAAAAAGGTACCATATTTAATAATCGTCAAACTGATGGTATTCCCGTTGAGAACT includes:
- the LOC106087015 gene encoding uncharacterized protein LOC106087015 → MWKILLQSAIVCAALSSVLAIECYVCDASDTKNPFQCGEWFERFDEPDIQPSNCSNVHDAKFCIKHIGRFEGGIGAKRFCSSRDLGNYCDYVRNKGDRMEYRSCIFTCSTDGCNSAPSVSQNQPPILSTLGVLVLMAATKMWLKSVS